TACCATCAATAAATAATCAGCATGGCTTTTTGTGCGTGACTTCTATTCACTGACCGTACCCACCAATAGGATAATAACCAACTTATAATGTAACCCAATTCTTTCAGTAATCTTGTTCTGATTCTCATGTGAGACTTGTCAGGTTATCCTCTTAGATACTAGATACCACAGAGATCCTCTGTCAAGTGATGGTACCATTTTGGGGAATTTGCAGTGGACATGGCTAGAAAAAGAGCTGAATGGTCCAGCATCAGCCATTACTATAATTGGATCTTCTATTCAGGTATATCTGAATTTGATTCCCTACATATTATGAGGTTTTATATCTAAGTGGTTACATGTcaactgtttatttttttaagtggtGCTGTTGGTCATCAAGTCATATGACTTGTGTTTTCTCGTTTTCAATGTTTGGAttgattaagaaattattaagGTCGCTTTACAATGTATTCTTGTAATGCTCGAATATTCTTGTGCCCATTCTGTCGAATGCAGAAGTCAAAGGAAACTTTGGCCTCTCAATATAAATTTGTGTAACACGGTGATAGTTGAGTCTGATATTTTATAAGCTATCCTCTGCTATATCCTGCTTGGCATTGTTATGCCCCCATTTCTGGTACAAATGGTAGAAGTGGTTTTATTCCTGCTGCTTCTATTATTTCTTCCTCCCTGTTCTGTaccactattttttttatgagtaataaattttcattaaaaatcacaaaaggcgCAAACCCCTATTTTGTACCTCTATTTGAGTATGTTTATGAGCTTTTCTCTTCTGCTTTACGCTTTATCCCCTTTTGAACCATTTTTGGAGGATGATTTTTTGGAGAATAATTTGTGCCTGGCAATGCCATTTTTACAAAGGATCTCTTCTTGGATAAGTCATTCTACTTTTTTGGATCTGTCAACTTCGTTTCTGTTAGCAAGGTATTTACTTTGTTAGACCTGGCATCATCTTTTCCATACAATTCAGGTTATATCAAATCTTTCAGCAACCACTGGCCCATTGATTTCTTCCGAGTCTTGGGGACGTTTCCCAAAGGAGAGGGATCGCCTTTTCAAATTGATAGCAGACAGTAAGGTGATAATCTTTAATCCATGCTCATCCATCTGAACTGAACTACATGTAATTGTGTTCTTATGTTATTCAGCAATATCAGCCTATGTGTTTGACAAGGTTTTCTCTTTCTATCTTCTTTGTTGCTCTAAATTTTTACTTGCCTTGTGTTTTATCTCTTCCTATTGGTATGATAATGGAGGATGCTTAACTGCACACTAACCCTCCATTTCACAAACCCTTCTTCTGTAGAGAGATCAAGTCTTCTTCATTAGTGGTGATGTTCATTTTGGAGAAATTGCACGGTATGACTGTGCCACTGGATATCCCCTATATGACATTACATCAAGTGGGCTCACAAAATCAATAGAGGAGGCAGTCCCACCACCGTTTCATTTCATAGTGAGGTTTGTGGCAAGCTTGACACCCACTACAATGAGAGTCATGAATCAGAATTGCAGATTTAGTTCATGCACATATGGTATGCAACTACAATGCGAATCATTTGCATTAAATATGAATATGGCTTTTCTGTTGTGGAAATATGATTAGCTCTTTGAAAGTTCAACCTTTAAACTGTGGATTATTTTTAGGTCAACCAAATTTTGGTGCAATTGAGATAGACTGGGATGCAACTCCAGTGACCTTGAAACTTGAAGTTAAGGATATCAATGGGTTAACCGTGACTGGTGTCAAGATGTCATTATTGGAACTGCAAGCTGGAAGTATAAACAACGTTGTCACCATGAAAACAGGGGAATATTGGAGGCATTGTTCCCCCGAAGTTACTCTACCGTGGCTTGTCAGATATCGCCTGGCTATTGTTTTCTACAGTGCTGTTGCTAGTACGTCATTTCTGTTAATGTCATCATCTTTTTTAATGCCTACTTCATGTAAAATGCTTACCAACACCATCTCATTGCTGCATGAAGGCCCTTTTAATGCTTATTACATGGGATGCTTGCAAAGTCTCTTCACAGTAGTTAACTATGACGTGAAGCACTTGTTAGTtctcaataaatattttcattaagAAAGGAAATGAAGGACCATAGTACACAAGAGATATACAAAAGagctaattatgtatgaaagcACCACTTATAGGCACCATCCAGTAGTGCGCAAGTTAGTTCATTTGAATCAAATCAGGTACATTTGCCGCTCTTTGATATATCCTTAAAATGAGCAGCCCAGTTAAAGAAGTTATAGAGAATTGTAAGTTAGGAAAGACCTCCTGGTGGATCAAGAACTTGTAAAGTAATTTTTAGGGAAATTCTACTTGTCCCTCAAATCCTAAGCATTGTGTTCAACATAAATGGCTCTCAAGTTTTGTGAACTTAGCATTTATCACTTGTGATTCTGTGAGACACTAAGATGTAactttgaaaatgattttgttaCTTGCTCAATTGATTCAATTAGTtcgaatatattatttttcttaaattcatTGACTAACATTTATAATAAAACTTAAAGTTACAAAATCTGAACTTTTATAACTTGAAAATAAAAGTTTGGATTTAAGCAAGTGTCTGGAGGATCTATATTCCCTCGTTATGACATTATACAATGAAGAAATTAATGTTTCCTGTTCCTGGCAAGTGTTCACTAGGTTTATCTTTGAGGTGGCATGGAATTCAGCTCATAATATTCAATTACATCTTATGATTCTTGTACTGATGTTTTTAGgtttttgatttttgttgcagtcTTGCTTCTAGCTTTGATAGTATTCACATATGCAGCTGTATTAATCAGCAGGCGATGTCTGGGCAAATGCAAGTTTGATTGACTGTCTGTCTGTCAGGGTATTTGTTTAGTTATAAGTTTACACAGTTTCGCACCCCAGAAACAAGTTTCCACTTACTGAAAGGTCTCTTTGAACTTTGAAGGCTTTTCTGCTAGATTTATaaacttgtgttttattggATGTATTATTTTCTGGGCTGGTCGATGGAAACCAAACCActgtaaaaactaaaaagtgcTTTCAGATAGACGCGATTTGTACAGCAGCAGTGGCAGTAAATGGGCAAAATTCTGTCATCAATTCATTTTCATCTTAATTCACGCACTTGGGTatgtaaattgtaatatatttattcattaaaaaaagaataaaagtttGAGGCAGGCCCTGCGACCCAAACTCTTTGACGGGCTGCGAAGACTACACGCAGTCAAGATGGGAAATGAGAGTTTCCCCAAATCATACGTAAAAGTTACGTGCCTCTTTCGTCtacgtatttttttataaaataaactttataaaataaGGATAAGCTTCGTATTCCCTTACCacttatttatgatttttttattatttattatttttaattttaattaatggttaaaaaataaatattaataaaattatatattattttaaacgattaaagatattaaagaaacaaaaattttaaatataggcaaaaaaaatgataaaatggtaGCAAgcctatcattattattattatttattttttaatttttatacggTTGACGGAGGATTTGATTCATTCTTTTACTTTCATAACCCCTGGTTGAGAGTGGCAGGACTGGAAATTGGACAGAACGTGTCGATCCAACTAATCACGCGTTgaattcctcttcttcttcttcttaaatatctttttatttttgaaaagataGGACTGACTGATAGGGACGGTACGAGAGGCCAAAAGTCCAACTTCGTTGCCTTCCTTCCCAGTcccgaccccccccccccccccccccccccccccccttctctctctctctctctctctctctctctctctatgttatGTTCATCCCACATCAAGCAACCAGAACAGGATCGTAATCCTTTCCGGAGTTATCTGAATGGggaactctaaattaatttacttaatttgttCCCTTTTCGTGGTTGTGTTTCTCCGGACATCCCACATCTGTGTGGAAGCCCAACAAACGTATCTGGACAACAAGCAGCTCAATTGCTCCAACGACGTAAACTTCACGGATGGCTACTCTTGCAACAGCGTCCAATCCTCCTGCGAAGCCTACCTCACCTTCCGATCCAATCCTCCTCAGAATTCGCCGGCCGCCATCGGCTTGCTCTTAAGCTCCGATCCCTCCCTCATTGCCGAGGCCAACAACATCTCTAACTTTGACACAATTCCCACCGAAACCCAGATACTAATCCCGGTCAATTGCTCTTGTTCGGGTCCTTACTACCAGTATAACACCTCTTATAAGTTGAGCGGGCGGGGCGAGACCTACCTCACCGTTGCCAACAACACCTACCAGGGGCTGACTACCTGCCAGGCCATGATGGCCCAGAACTCATACGGCGAGCGCAATCTCACGGTGGGCTTGAATCTAGAGGTGCCGCTCAGGTGTGCTTGCCCGACTTCCAATCAGACGGCGGCTGGGATCAAGTACTTGCTCACTTATATGGTCACCTGGGGCGATAGCGTTTCTGCTATTGCTGAACTTTTCGGGGTGGATATGCAGAGCGTACTGCACGCGAACGACCTTTCTGAGGAGAGCGTTATATTCCCCTTCACACCCCTTCTTATTCCTCTTAAGAGCAAGCCCAGTAGAATTCAGAGCACAGCCTCTCCATCCCCTGCACCGGCCCCCCCGTCGCCCACCGCTGATTCTGGGAAATCCAACAAACGGTGGATATTCGTGGGTGTTGGCATTGGAGCTGCTGCGTTGCTTGTCCTCTCCGCTTTTCTGCTTTGGTTCTTCTGTGGCGGTCAGTTTCACAAGAAGCCACCCCAGCCACTCCCAACTTTGGCACCACCTCTGAAGAAGCCCCCACAGTCTTCCCATGAAAATTCATGGTCTATTTCTACAGAAGGTGTTCGTTATGCTATCGAATCCTTAACCGTATACAAGTTTGATGAATTAGAAAAGGCCACTGGGTTCTTCGGGGAAGCTAACAGAATCAAGGGCTCTGTCTACCGGGGATCCTTCAAGGGTGATGATGCTGCTGTTAAGGTCATGAAAGGGGACGTTTCGAGCGAGATCAACTTGTTGACGCGCATCAACCACAATAACATCATCAGGCTATCTGGTTTCTGCGTACACGGAGGGAACACTTACCTTGTTTACGAGCATGCAGAAAATGGGTCTCTCAGCGATTGGCTTCAATCAAACAAGCTTCAAAATAATACCCCTTTAACATGGAAGCAGAGGGTTCAGGTTGCCTATGATGTGGCCGATGCTCTCAACTACCTCCATAACTATGCCAACCCTCCCTACATCCACAAGAACTTGAAGACCAGTAACATTCTTTTGGTTTCCAATTTCAGAGGCAAAGTTTCCAATTTTGGACTGGCAAGAACAATGGAGAATGAAGACAACGGAGGACTCCAACTGACCAGACATGTGGTCGGTACTCAGGGTTACATGGCGCCGGAGTACATCGAGAACGGAGTGATTACTCCTAAGCTAGATGTGTTCGCGTTTGGGGTTGTCGTATTGGAGCTCTTATCCGGAAGAGAAGCCGCTGCTGCCGGCAAGGATGGAGGAGATCGTGAGGAATTACTATTTACATCCATAAGACTGGTTCTTGAAGGAGACAATGTCAGAGATAAACTGCGAGAATTTGTGGATCCTTCTCTTGGGCATGAGTACCCTCTGGATTTAGCCTTCTCCATAGCCCAGCTTGCTAAAAACTGTGTTGCGCATGACCTCAACTCTCGCCCGGCCATGGCAGAAGTTTTCATGACTCTGTCCAAGATTCTGTCGTCGTCATTGGACTGGGATCCATCTGACGAGCTCGAACGTTCCACATCAATTGGTCAAACTCATTCCAGATAGATGGCAATTGGAATGGCATATGCTCTTGCGCTCCAGATTGAGATGCATAAAGCCCTGCTGTAATCCTGTCGGGTAATCCCATGATTAATTTACTGATCATGATGCAAACATAATAATGGAACGTAGTAATTGTTCTCTCTCCCTGGTTTCCAGCTTAGGATGCGGTTCTACTCAAGTATTTATATGAATATGAATATCATGTTCTTAAcgctttcaaaaaaattttaatcagattattgtattttatgtcTCATGTCCCTCCTTGTCCTTCTAAAATAGTTCAGTGAGATGCAACTGGGTAGACAATTGTATTATGCAgagacaatttttattttttatttatccttTTTTGATGCATGCTCATGCTCCAGCCATTTACACAACCTCGTATTCACGGAACAAGAGAGCATCAATTTGCATCTTCTCCATTTCagatttttgagttttgaaaatcTACGGCCCCGCTTTAGATTATTTTCATACGCTATGTAagtaaaaacttcaaaataaataaggttTGGCTGCTTCAGGCCGGATTCACGTTTGCATAGGAATTTCAAGAACCaagaaataacttttttttttttgaattatgaTCAGCATGGCCAGACAAAAATCAGATAAGAAAGCGGTAGCTAAGAAGAttttatcataatatatatatataactaacaaTTATAGTAGCGCAAAAATACAAGACGTCCAACACCAAATTCTTGAGAACAGCAACATATGCACTCCGAATCTAAATGGGTAACTTAATAAAGCAACTGAGTAAATGTTACAAATGCCCAATATTTCAGCAATGACAAAATCTAACTCTGAGACAGCTGGTGCTACAGTAGAATACCATTACATAATTTACAGTATGATTACATAATCTACAGATATTAGACCTAAGCGCCCTCTGTTTCATGCAAAGGTAGACAATCAAGAGAGTTTCAATCAGAGGGTGAATTGGGTAAGTTAGTACCCCAACATTTCCAAATCATGTTATAAACTTCTGCAAAGCCTTCCAATATCTGATAGAAGAAGGGATTGTATGGATTGCCGAAGAATCCATCTCTCAGTGCTCTGACAGGACTCAATGTTGGATGAAGAGTTGGACGCAGATTTCGATTGTCTTGCAAGCAAATGCACGCGTGAGAAGAGCCCTGAAGGTCTCATCACTGTGAAAACACAAAGCATAccagaaaattaaattacaaaatatcTATTGACGGCAGGGATTATTGGATCTTCCATTCAGGTATATCTGAAATATTATTTCCTATATATTATGAGGTTTGGTGTCTGAGTGGTTACATGTCATCTGTTCCTTTTTTTAATGCAGCTGTTggttattaaaatatatgatgtgTGTTGTTTGTTTTCCATGTTATGataaaatatgattgattgaggaattattgagatgagtttacaATGTATTTTTCTAATGATTGGATATTCTTGTTTTCATTCCGTAGAATGCAGAAGTCAAAGGAAACTTAGGCCCTAATCCCTCTCTCTCAAGCATTGTAAATCATATGCATCAACCATGTTCTTACCACTTCCCCTTTTAGTTAGATTTGTTGGTCACCAAGGTTGGTCTGAGAGCATTGTCTGTTTTCAATCAATAGAAGTTAAAAGGTTTTTATTAAATAGTAGGATTGATGCCATCTTTTGCTGCCAATTAAGATTTTAAGGGTTATGTTTGGAGAAGAGTTACGGTATTGCATGAGCATGTATAGATTTAGTAGGTGTCTTTAGGATGCAGTAGTTTGATGGTTATTTGGAGTCAAACTTCATTCAGGTGTTGGTCTCTTTTGAGTCCAATGCGGTGTGCGAGAGTCCTATTTATAGTCAATCTCTGTTCTACTGGGTCTCTATCCCATTCAAAGCTAGCAAGATTTCAATAAAATCATGAATGGTTATTATTAGCATTTTGCTATTTCGGAAGTAAATGATTCCTTAAAAATGAGAGCGAGAGTCTCTCGAATGCCCTATTACAGTACCCGTTGCTTGTTCAATTGCCAAGACACGTAACAATAAGCTTTGATTTTCTTGGTCCAGCAGCCTTTAATCTTCTTGAAATATAACTTCAATTTTCGGTAGTGACTTGACCAAAACCTCATTCAATAGGACAGTCTGTTCTTACTCGAGAGGAAACTTTTTCAATAATGgtgaatgtaaattttgtatataaaacATGGTGATAGTTCGGGCCTGGCAATCTGTTCTTTGTATAATGTTTTAATAAGCTATTCCCTGCTACTTTCTGCTTGACCTTGTTATGATCCCATTTCGATTTTTGCCTGTTTCTCCTGTTATTTTCTCCTCCCTGTTTTGTACCACTATTCAAGTATAATTACAGACTTTGCTCTGCTTTTTTACACTTCATCTCTATTTGACACCATTCTTGGTGCACAACCCATTCTAGCAACATTGTAATGACACATAACTAGTGCTTGGTGATGCCAAATAGCAAATTAGTGCATGTTCGGGACTGCAGTAGAAAATAGAACCTGTGATGCCATTTTTACAAAAGATATCTTCTAGGATTAGTCATTCTACTTTTTCTTCCCCTTTATCTGTCAACCACATTTCCGTTAGCaaagtatttttctcttttggactGGGAATATTTGTAGCACAGTGACATGATAATGTTTAATCTATGCTCGTTCTGGTCTGAGCAACACGTTACTTGACAATAGCAGCCGGTTTCTTTGAcaggattttctattttaatctTTCATTGTTTGCTTTAAATTTCTGCTTGTCTTTCGTTTTATCCCTCCCAATTGGTCTGAGAATAGAGGACGTTGACTAAATAATGACGTTCCCTGTTGCAAATCGTTGCTTCGATTGTAGAGAGATCGAGTCTTCTTCATCGGTGGTGATGttaatttcttgaaaaatcTCACCATATGACTGCTACCGGATATCCACTATATCACAAAATCAATAGCGGAGGCAGTACCGCCCACCATTAACTTTAGTAGGGAGGTTTGTGGCGTGCTTGGTGCCCACTGCAACAAGAGTCCTGGACCAGAATTGCAGATTCCATTCTTGCATCTCGGAGATGTATGCACTCAATAATTTTCTATTGAGGAAATATGATTAGCTCttcaaaagtttaaactttaaaactGGGGATTATTTTCAGGTGAACCAAATTTTGGAGCAACTGAGATAGACTGGGATGCAACTCCCGTGGGCCGTGGCCTTGAGAATTGAAGTTAAGAATATCCACGGGTTAACTGAGACTGGTGTCAAGATGTCATTATTGGAACTGCAAGCTGGAAGTATAAACAATGTTGCCACCATCATAGCTGGAAGTAATTATTTGCTTGATCTGGTCAGTGGCCTGGAATCAAGTCAAGTGGCCTGGAATCATTTTTTCCATACTCATCAAGTTGGCATGGAATCACTTTCTCCAGTCCTTTTTTTCATTAGTTTTTTATGAGATCAATTATTTAGTCTGTTCCATACTCATTATTTCTCGTCTTTAGTCATGTAATTCATCAAGTCAATGGTTTGAAATTTGCAACACTACATTCTTGCCAGGTAGAAGTCTTTCCCATACTCATTGTCTTAGGTATTTGGTGgataattaaaacatttatatgaaatattaggtgagttcaattaaaaaattaaaaaaaaaaattgtagctGTTAACGGTGAATGACCATTGAATATATGattgtttaaataataatttgattattaattaacatattatcagtagaattataaaatatgagaaaaataaattagataaaaataataataaattaataatttattcttattattttatttaatagatgAATAATTCATTATGAAAAGCAAAACATGCATGAGACATGCAAGGAGAGATGCAATCGAAGAGTCAGACCTCACAGGCAGAGAAAAGGTACCGTCCGACACCGAAAAGTCCAACTTTGTTGCCTCCCCTGACCCTTATTGGGACCCTAATTGGGATCCCCACCCATCCGCTCATTCGTTCACCATGCACTGCGCTCGTCAGTgctccccctccctctctctctctctgttatgTTTATCTCTAGTCAAGCCATCGGTCAAAATAAGATCATAATCCCCATGATTGGAGTTACCATAATGGAAACCTCTAAAACTAATCTTGATTTGTGCCCTTTTTCTGGTTGCATTACTGCGGTGGACACCCAATCTCTCCTTAGTAGAAGCCCAACAAAGATAAAAGGAAAACAAGCAGCTCAATTGGGACAATGACCTCAACTACAAGGATGGCTATATGTGAAATCCAAGTCTTTCTGTTGGGCTTTGTGTTTTCTCCTTTGGGGAAGGGGGGGTGTATTTTTATATGAGGAGTTTTGGGCCTAGTTGAGTCAAATCGGGTGTGCATGGAGAGCCCAGCCGTGTGCTGGAGCCCAGTCCCTTAACCCACCCATCCACTCCCAACTTTGGCACCACCTATAAAGAAGCCCCAGTCTTCCTATGAAAATTCATGGTCTATTTCTACAGAAGGTTTTCATCATGCTATCGAATCCTTGACCGTATACAAGTTTGATGAAAAGGCCACTGGGTTCTTCAG
This genomic window from Carya illinoinensis cultivar Pawnee chromosome 7, C.illinoinensisPawnee_v1, whole genome shotgun sequence contains:
- the LOC122317544 gene encoding alkaline phosphatase D — encoded protein: MGNGGWWWWWWGLMIIGAVVAVASSGSQRKEDLRVSRIAFGSCSDQSDPQPIWDAIIKYDPQVFIWLGDNIYGDNKRPFKLFGKERTIGPWKNAPRFVPNSRQEMELRFKKAKTNPGYSRLREKTKIIGTWDDHDYGLNDAGKEFSAKISNQELLLDFLEEPQDSPRRKQAGVYASYTFGPLGRQIKVILLDTRYHRDPLSSDGTILGNLQWTWLEKELNGPASAITIIGSSIQVISNLSATTGPLISSESWGRFPKERDRLFKLIADSKRDQVFFISGDVHFGEIARYDCATGYPLYDITSSGLTKSIEEAVPPPFHFIVRFVASLTPTTMRVMNQNCRFSSCTYGQPNFGAIEIDWDATPVTLKLEVKDINGLTVTGVKMSLLELQAGSINNVVTMKTGEYWRHCSPEVTLPWLVRYRLAIVFYSAVAILLLALIVFTYAAVLISRRCLGKCKFD
- the LOC122316092 gene encoding protein LYK5-like; translated protein: MGNSKLIYLICSLFVVVFLRTSHICVEAQQTYLDNKQLNCSNDVNFTDGYSCNSVQSSCEAYLTFRSNPPQNSPAAIGLLLSSDPSLIAEANNISNFDTIPTETQILIPVNCSCSGPYYQYNTSYKLSGRGETYLTVANNTYQGLTTCQAMMAQNSYGERNLTVGLNLEVPLRCACPTSNQTAAGIKYLLTYMVTWGDSVSAIAELFGVDMQSVLHANDLSEESVIFPFTPLLIPLKSKPSRIQSTASPSPAPAPPSPTADSGKSNKRWIFVGVGIGAAALLVLSAFLLWFFCGGQFHKKPPQPLPTLAPPLKKPPQSSHENSWSISTEGVRYAIESLTVYKFDELEKATGFFGEANRIKGSVYRGSFKGDDAAVKVMKGDVSSEINLLTRINHNNIIRLSGFCVHGGNTYLVYEHAENGSLSDWLQSNKLQNNTPLTWKQRVQVAYDVADALNYLHNYANPPYIHKNLKTSNILLVSNFRGKVSNFGLARTMENEDNGGLQLTRHVVGTQGYMAPEYIENGVITPKLDVFAFGVVVLELLSGREAAAAGKDGGDREELLFTSIRLVLEGDNVRDKLREFVDPSLGHEYPLDLAFSIAQLAKNCVAHDLNSRPAMAEVFMTLSKILSSSLDWDPSDELERSTSIGQTHSR